In a single window of the Equus quagga isolate Etosha38 chromosome 7, UCLA_HA_Equagga_1.0, whole genome shotgun sequence genome:
- the STING1 gene encoding stimulator of interferon genes protein, translating to MPHSSLHPSIPQPRGHRAQKAALVLLSACLAALWGLGEPPDHILHWLVLHLASLQLGLLLKRACSLAEELCHIHSRYQSSYRRAVQACLGCPIRCGTLLLLSCYFYYSLPNKNGLSFIWMLALLGLSQALNILLGFQGLAPAEVSAICEENNFNVAHGLAWSYYTGYLRLILPGLRARIQVYNQLHNNVLCGAGSHRLHILFPLDCGVPDDLSVADPNICFLHELPQQSADRAGIKGRVYTNSVYRLLENGQPAGACVLEYATPLQTLFAMSQDGRAGFSREDRLAQAKLFCRTLQDILADAPECQNNCRLIVYQEPADGSSFSLSQEILQHLRQEEREVTVGSTETSVVATSSTLSQDPQLLISGMEQPLPLRSDVF from the exons ATGCCTCACTCCAGCCTGCACCCGTCCATCCCACAGCCCAGGGGTCACAGGGCCCAGAAGGCAGCCTTGGTCCTGCTGAGTGCCTGCCTGGCAGCCCTCTGGGGGCTAGGGGAGCCGCCAGACCACATTCTCCACTGGCTGGTACTCCACCTGGCCTCACTGCAGCTGGGGCTGCTGTTGAAGCGGGCCTGCAGTCTGGCGGAAGAGCTGTGCCACATCCACTCCAG GTACCAGAGCAGCTACCGGAGGGCTGTGCAGGCCTGCCTGGGCTGCCCCATCCGCTGTGGGACCCTGCTGTTACTGTCCTGCTATTTCTACTACTCCCTCCCAAACAAAAATGGCCTGTCCTTCATTTGGATGCTTGCCCTCCTGGGCCTCTCACAGGCACTGAACATCCTCCTGGGCTTCCAG GGCCTGGCCCCAGCTGAGGTCTCTGCAATCTGTGAGGAAAACAACTTCAACGTCGCCCATGGGCTGGCATGGTCATATTATACTGGGTACCTGCGGCTGATCCTGCCAG GGCTCCGGGCCCGGATCCAAGTTTACAATCAGCTCCACAACAACGTACTATGCGGTGCAGGGAGCCATCGGCTGCACATCCTCTTCCCATTGGATTGTGGGGTGCCTGACGACCTGAGTGTGGCTGACCCCAACATTTGCTTCCTGCATGAGCTGCCCCAGCAAAGTGCTGACCGTGCTGGCATCAAGGGTCGGGTTTACACCAACAGTGTCTATCGGCTTCTGGAGAACGGGCAGCCG GCAGGCGCCTGTGTTCTGGAGTATGCCACCCCCTTGCAGACCCTGTTTGCCATGTCACAGGATGGCCGAGCTGGCTTTAGCCGGGAAGATCGGCTTGCGCAGGCCAAACTCTTCTGCCGGACACTTCAAGACATCCTGGCAGATGCCCCTGAGTGTCAGAACAACTGTCGCCTCATTGTCTACCAGG AACCTGCAGATGGAAGCAGCTTCTCCCTGTCACAGGAGATTCTCCAGCACCTGCggcaggaggaaagggaggtTACTGTGGGCAGCACGGAGACCTCGGTGGTGGCCACTTCCTCCACTCTGTCCCAAGACCCCCAGCTCCTCATCAGTGGCATGGAACAGCCTCTCCCACTCCGCTCGGATGTCTTCTGA
- the SMIM33 gene encoding small integral membrane protein 33, which produces MHQAGHYPWLSPAVNSSAEQEPQKQLPKVLSGAWEPPRGDGLPLLSVIVAVFVLLAVCIVVVVHFGPRLHHGHATLSREPSVPKPEGGIYLIHWRVLDPPDSHEDAWPGPPVSGFCLVPDGPRLSTDEVTYL; this is translated from the exons ATGCACCAG GCTGGCCACTATCCCTGGCTTTCTCCAGCTGTGAACAGCTCAGCAGAGCAGGAACCCCAGAAGCAACTCCCAAAGGTGCTCAGCGGGGCCTGGGAACCACCTCGAGGGGACGGGCTGCCCCTGCTCTCTGTCATCGTCGCTGTCTTTGTCCTGCTGGCAGTCTGTATCGTGGTGGTAGTCCACTTTGGGCCAAGGCTACACCACGGCCATGCCACTCTCTCCAGAGAACCATCAGTCCCAAAGCCAGAGGGTGGCATCTACCTCATCCACTGGCGAGTGCTGGACCCTCCAGACAGTCACGAAGATGCCTGGCCAGGACCTCCTGTCTCTGGCTTCTGCCTTGTGCCAGATGGGCCTAGGCTCAGCACTGATGAAGTCACATACCTGTAG
- the ECSCR gene encoding endothelial cell-specific chemotaxis regulator isoform X1 gives MRTVGATQLCWVILGVLLLQGHNAQSTTTQDSSLRGNLNLTTEPTSPKTGDSPSSEASSPSPPSSTSTPAATEKASQVSKVTSKPVTPKSSPVNGHSPSLVGLTSSQPQKHTSVPGTSVPSSGSSSGSTTGDMSQNITPKSDNTSLRTGEDSTILPSPTSETVLTVAAFGVISFIVILVVVVIVLVSVVSLRFKCRKNKESEDPQKPGTSGLSESCSTANGEKDSITLISMKNINMNNSKGCPSAEKVL, from the exons ATGAGGACTGTCGGAGCTACACAGCTGTGCTGGGTGATCCTTGGCGTCCTCCTACTCCAAG GCCACAACGCACAGTCCACCACAACACAGGACTCTAGTCTGCGGG GAAATCTAAATCTGACCACAGAGCCAACTTCTCCCAAAACAG GAGACAGCCCTTCCTCAGAGGCCAGCAGTCCAAGCCCTCCATCCAGCACTAGCACCCCAG cagccacagagaaGGCCTCACAAGTCTCCAAGGTAACCAGTAAACCAGTGACGCCAAAGTCAAGCCCCGTCAATGGTCACTCGCCGTCCTTGGTGGGCCTGACCTCGTCCCAGCCACAGAAGCACACATCAGTACCTG GTACAAGTGTCCcaagcagtggcagcagcagtggcagcacgACTGGAG ACATGTCTCAAAATATTACCCCCAAATCAGACAACACGAGCCTGAGGACAGGAGAAGACTCGACAATCCTGCCCAGCCCCACGTCAGAGACAGTACTTACTGTGGCTGCATTTg GTGTTATCAGCTTCATTGTCATCCTGGTGGTTGTGGTGATCGTCCTAGTCAGTGTGGTCAGTCTAAGGTTTAAGTGTCGGAAGAACAAGGAGTCTGAAG ATCCCCAGAAACCTGGGACTTCAGGGCTTTCTGAAAG CTGCTCCACAGCCAATGGAGAGAAAGACAGCATCACCCTCATCTCCATGAAGAATATCAACATGAATAACAGCAAAGGATGCCCCTCAGCAGAGAAG GTTCTTTAA
- the ECSCR gene encoding endothelial cell-specific chemotaxis regulator isoform X2 produces MRTVGATQLCWVILGVLLLQGHNAQSTTTQDSSLRGDSPSSEASSPSPPSSTSTPAATEKASQVSKVTSKPVTPKSSPVNGHSPSLVGLTSSQPQKHTSVPGTSVPSSGSSSGSTTGDMSQNITPKSDNTSLRTGEDSTILPSPTSETVLTVAAFGVISFIVILVVVVIVLVSVVSLRFKCRKNKESEDPQKPGTSGLSESCSTANGEKDSITLISMKNINMNNSKGCPSAEKVL; encoded by the exons ATGAGGACTGTCGGAGCTACACAGCTGTGCTGGGTGATCCTTGGCGTCCTCCTACTCCAAG GCCACAACGCACAGTCCACCACAACACAGGACTCTAGTCTGCGGG GAGACAGCCCTTCCTCAGAGGCCAGCAGTCCAAGCCCTCCATCCAGCACTAGCACCCCAG cagccacagagaaGGCCTCACAAGTCTCCAAGGTAACCAGTAAACCAGTGACGCCAAAGTCAAGCCCCGTCAATGGTCACTCGCCGTCCTTGGTGGGCCTGACCTCGTCCCAGCCACAGAAGCACACATCAGTACCTG GTACAAGTGTCCcaagcagtggcagcagcagtggcagcacgACTGGAG ACATGTCTCAAAATATTACCCCCAAATCAGACAACACGAGCCTGAGGACAGGAGAAGACTCGACAATCCTGCCCAGCCCCACGTCAGAGACAGTACTTACTGTGGCTGCATTTg GTGTTATCAGCTTCATTGTCATCCTGGTGGTTGTGGTGATCGTCCTAGTCAGTGTGGTCAGTCTAAGGTTTAAGTGTCGGAAGAACAAGGAGTCTGAAG ATCCCCAGAAACCTGGGACTTCAGGGCTTTCTGAAAG CTGCTCCACAGCCAATGGAGAGAAAGACAGCATCACCCTCATCTCCATGAAGAATATCAACATGAATAACAGCAAAGGATGCCCCTCAGCAGAGAAG GTTCTTTAA